The Quercus robur chromosome 7, dhQueRobu3.1, whole genome shotgun sequence genome has a segment encoding these proteins:
- the LOC126693622 gene encoding O-fucosyltransferase 13 isoform X4, with product MRRDLCDGVGIARLLNATLVLPKFEVAAYWNESSGFADVYDVEYFIQQMNGFIKVVKELPPEIASKEPFRVDCSKRKGQFDYIETVLPSLLEHHYISITPAMSQRRDRYALYAKASLCQACYSALRLTRSLENKASELLEAIPKPFLSLHLRFEPDMVAYSQCEYSGLSPSSVKAIEAARGDRKPWTGELAHVWRKRGKCPLTPNETAFILQSLSIPTDTNIYLAAGDGLMEIEGLTSVYTNVVTKSSLLSDEDFTSMHGNTKAALDYYVSINSDSYVATYFGNMDKMVAAMRAFKGLYKTLFLSRRAFAEFTSQGFSGKDLMQALWKAHLDDYVMGRGSALPDCFCEFKL from the exons TGGTTTTGCAGATGTATATGATGTTGAATACTTTATTCAACAGATGAATGGGTTTATTAAGGTTGTCAAAGAGTTGCCACCAGAAATTGCATCAAAAGAACCTTTTCGAGTAGACTGTAGCAAACGCAAAGGCCAATTTGATTACATTGAAACTGTTCTTCCATCCTTGCTGGAACATCATTATATTTCAATTACACCAGCAATGAGCCAAAGAAGAGATAG gTATGCTCTGTATGCAAAAGCTTCCCTTTGTCAAGCTTGTTACAGTGCGTTGCGCCTCACTAGATCCTTGGAGAACAAGGCTTCTGAGCTCTTAGAAGCCATACCCAAACCCTTTCTTTCACTTCACCTTCGATTTGAACCTGACATGGTAGCATACAGCCAATGCGAATACTCAGGTCTTTCTCCATCTTCTGTCAAAGCCATTGAAGCAGCACGAGGAGATAGAAAACCATGGACTGGAGAGTTAGCCCACGTCTGGAGAAAACGGGGAAAATGTCCTCTTACCCCTAATGAGACGGCCTTCATACTTCAATCACTTTCCATTCCAACAgacacaaatatatatttggCAGCTGGGGATGGTCTGATGGAAATTGAAGGCTTAACATCTGTCTACACCAATGTAGTTACCAAGTCTAGCCTCCTAAGTGATGAGGATTTCACAAGTATGCACGGGAACACAAAAGCTGCATTGGATTATTATGTGTCTATTAATAGTGATTCTTATGTGGCTACATATTTTGGAAATATGGATAAGATGGTTGCAGCAATGCGAGCTTTTAAGGGCTTGTATAAAACCCTTTTCTTAAGCAGAAGAGCTTTTGCAGAGTTCACTTCCCAAGGTTTTAGTGGGAAAGATCTGATGCAAGCCCTATGGAAGGCTCATCTAGATGATTATGTCATGGGGAGAGGTTCTGCTTTGCCTGACTGCTTTTGTGAGTTCAAATTGTGA